From the Pseudomonas baltica genome, one window contains:
- the spoT gene encoding bifunctional GTP diphosphokinase/guanosine-3',5'-bis pyrophosphate 3'-pyrophosphohydrolase has product MPSIDHLADRLSTYLGKDQVNLVRRAYFYAEQAHDGQRRRSGEAYVTHPLAVANILADMHMDHQSLMAAMLHDVIEDTGIAKEALCAQFGETVAELVDGVSKLTQMNFETKAEAQAENFQKMAMAMARDIRVILVKLADRLHNMRTLEVLSGEKRRRIAKETLEIYAPIANRLGMHNVRIEFEDLGFKAMYPMRSERIFQAVKRARGNRKELVTKIEQSLAHCLAVDGIEGDVSGRQKHLYGIYKKMRGKRRAFTEIMDVYAFRIVVDKVDTCYRVLGAVHNLYKPLPGRFKDYIAIPKANGYQSLHTTLFGMHGVPIEIQIRTREMEEMANNGIAAHWLYKSSDDEQPKGTHARARQWVKGVLEMQQRAGNSLEFIESVKIDLFPDEVYVFTPKGRIMELPKGSTAVDFAYAVHTDVGNSCIACRINRRLAPLSEPLQSGSTVEIVSAPGARPNPAWLNFVVTGKARTHIRHALKLQRRSESVSLGERLLNKVLNGFESSLDKIPHERVLLMLGEYRLEHIDDLLEDIGLGNRMAYVVARRLLATEGEQLPNPEGPLAIRGTEGLVLSYAKCCTPIPGDPIVGHLSAGKGMVVHLENCRNISEIRHNPEKCIQLSWAKDVTGEFNVELRVELEHQRGLIALLASSVNAADGNIEKISMDERDGRISVVQLVVSVHDRIHLARVIKKLRALAGVIRITRMRA; this is encoded by the coding sequence TTGCCGAGCATAGACCACCTCGCCGATCGTTTGTCGACCTACCTCGGCAAGGACCAGGTCAATCTGGTCCGCCGAGCGTACTTCTACGCCGAACAAGCCCACGACGGCCAACGCCGCCGCAGTGGCGAAGCCTACGTCACGCATCCGCTGGCGGTGGCCAACATCCTTGCCGACATGCACATGGACCATCAGAGCCTGATGGCCGCGATGCTTCACGACGTCATCGAAGACACCGGTATCGCCAAAGAGGCGCTGTGCGCACAGTTCGGTGAAACCGTGGCCGAACTGGTCGACGGGGTCAGCAAGCTGACCCAGATGAACTTCGAGACCAAGGCCGAGGCGCAAGCCGAGAATTTCCAGAAAATGGCCATGGCCATGGCGCGGGACATCCGCGTGATCCTGGTCAAGCTCGCCGACCGCTTGCACAACATGCGCACCCTTGAGGTGCTGTCAGGCGAAAAACGCCGACGCATCGCCAAGGAAACCCTCGAAATCTACGCCCCCATCGCCAATCGCCTGGGTATGCACAATGTGCGTATCGAGTTCGAGGACCTGGGTTTCAAGGCCATGTACCCGATGCGTTCCGAGCGCATCTTCCAGGCGGTCAAGCGCGCCCGGGGCAACCGCAAGGAGCTGGTCACCAAGATCGAGCAATCGCTGGCCCACTGCCTGGCGGTCGACGGCATCGAAGGCGACGTCAGCGGCCGGCAAAAGCACCTCTATGGGATCTACAAGAAGATGCGCGGCAAACGTCGCGCCTTCACCGAGATCATGGACGTGTACGCCTTCCGCATCGTCGTCGACAAAGTCGACACCTGCTACCGCGTGCTAGGCGCCGTGCACAATCTGTACAAGCCGCTGCCGGGGCGCTTCAAGGATTACATCGCGATCCCCAAGGCGAACGGGTACCAGTCGCTGCACACCACGCTGTTCGGCATGCACGGCGTGCCCATCGAAATCCAGATCCGCACCCGCGAGATGGAAGAGATGGCCAACAACGGCATCGCCGCCCACTGGCTGTACAAGTCCAGTGACGACGAGCAGCCGAAGGGCACCCATGCCCGCGCTCGCCAATGGGTCAAAGGCGTGCTGGAAATGCAGCAACGTGCGGGCAACTCCCTGGAGTTCATCGAAAGCGTGAAGATCGACCTGTTCCCGGACGAGGTCTACGTGTTCACGCCCAAAGGCCGCATCATGGAGCTGCCCAAAGGCTCCACGGCGGTCGACTTCGCCTACGCAGTGCACACCGACGTCGGTAACAGCTGCATAGCCTGCCGCATCAATCGCCGCCTCGCGCCACTGTCCGAGCCTCTGCAAAGCGGTTCCACGGTCGAGATCGTCAGCGCGCCCGGGGCCCGCCCCAATCCGGCCTGGCTCAACTTCGTGGTCACCGGCAAGGCGCGTACGCACATCCGCCACGCCCTCAAGCTGCAACGCCGCTCCGAATCGGTATCGCTGGGCGAGCGGCTGCTCAACAAGGTGCTCAACGGCTTCGAAAGCTCGCTGGACAAGATCCCTCACGAGCGGGTGCTGTTGATGCTCGGCGAATACCGCCTCGAGCACATCGACGACCTGCTCGAAGACATCGGCCTGGGCAACCGCATGGCCTACGTGGTCGCGCGGCGCCTGCTGGCCACCGAAGGCGAGCAACTGCCCAATCCGGAAGGACCGCTGGCCATTCGCGGTACCGAAGGCCTGGTGCTCAGCTATGCCAAGTGCTGCACGCCGATCCCGGGCGACCCGATCGTCGGGCACCTGTCGGCCGGCAAAGGCATGGTGGTGCACCTGGAGAACTGCCGCAATATCAGCGAAATTCGCCACAATCCCGAGAAGTGCATTCAGCTGTCGTGGGCCAAGGACGTCACCGGCGAATTCAACGTCGAGCTGCGCGTCGAACTGGAGCATCAACGCGGCCTGATCGCCCTTCTGGCCAGCAGCGTCAACGCTGCCGACGGCAACATCGAAAAAATCAGCATGGACGAACGTGACGGCCGCATCAGCGTGGTACAGCTAGTGGTCAGCGTGCACGATCGCATCCATCTCGCCCGCGTCATCAAGAAACTGCGCGCCCTGGCCGGCGTCATTCGCATCACTCGCATGCGTGCCTGA
- the rpoZ gene encoding DNA-directed RNA polymerase subunit omega, whose amino-acid sequence MARVTVEDCLEHVDNRFELVMLSTKRARQLATGGKEPKLAWENDKPTVMALREIAAGLIDYAVIAEAEIVDEEPLFAAFEDEANEAI is encoded by the coding sequence ATGGCCCGCGTAACCGTTGAAGATTGCCTAGAACACGTGGATAACCGCTTTGAGCTGGTCATGCTGTCTACCAAGCGTGCCCGTCAGCTGGCTACCGGCGGCAAAGAGCCAAAGCTGGCCTGGGAAAACGACAAGCCTACCGTAATGGCGCTGCGTGAAATCGCTGCCGGCCTGATCGACTACGCCGTTATCGCCGAAGCCGAAATCGTCGACGAAGAGCCGCTCTTCGCTGCTTTCGAAGACGAGGCCAACGAGGCTATCTAA
- the gmk gene encoding guanylate kinase produces MNHTPGTLYIISAPSGAGKTSLVKALLDANTAEPSIRLSVSHTTRAMRPGEQNGVNYHFVERAEFLALIEHGDFLEHAEVFGNLYGTSQSTLQQTLDEGHDLILEIDWQGAEQVRRLMPKARSIFILPPSQQALRQRLTNRGQDSDEIIEGRMREAVSEMSHYVEYDFLVINDDFAAALEDLKAIFRANRLQQAPQQQRFSPLLASLLA; encoded by the coding sequence ATGAACCACACCCCTGGCACCCTCTACATTATTTCGGCCCCCTCGGGCGCCGGCAAGACCAGCCTGGTCAAGGCCTTGCTCGACGCGAACACGGCCGAGCCAAGCATTCGCCTGTCGGTGTCGCATACCACCCGCGCCATGCGTCCGGGCGAACAGAACGGGGTCAACTACCACTTCGTCGAGCGCGCCGAATTCCTCGCTCTGATCGAACACGGCGATTTCCTGGAGCACGCGGAAGTCTTCGGCAATCTCTATGGGACCTCCCAGAGCACGCTGCAGCAGACCCTCGACGAAGGCCACGACCTGATCCTCGAGATCGACTGGCAAGGCGCCGAGCAAGTCCGCCGCCTGATGCCCAAGGCCCGCTCGATCTTCATCCTGCCGCCGTCGCAGCAGGCGCTGCGCCAGCGCCTGACCAATCGCGGCCAGGACAGCGACGAGATCATCGAAGGGCGCATGCGTGAAGCGGTCAGCGAGATGAGCCACTACGTGGAGTATGATTTCCTCGTCATCAACGACGATTTCGCCGCTGCCCTCGAAGACCTGAAGGCCATCTTCCGCGCCAACCGCCTGCAGCAAGCGCCGCAGCAGCAGCGGTTCAGCCCGTTGCTGGCGAGCTTGCTGGCCTGA
- a CDS encoding YicC/YloC family endoribonuclease: MVHSMTAFARVERAGAQGTLSWEIRSVNHRYLEPHLRLPEAFRDLEGGVRDALRQAISRGKLECTLRFADETTGKPLQVDSERAAQLINAAQTVAALIHQPAAINPLEVLAWPGVLVADAADPQALNAEALALFDAALLELKAGRDREGSDLARLINDRLDAMSTEVATMRQLVPQMLATQRQKILDRVADMHAELDPQRLEQEMVLLAQKSDVAEELDRLSTHVTEVRRVLKAGGAAGRRLDFLMQELNREANTLGSKAFDPRSTQAAVNLKVLIEQMREQVQNIE; encoded by the coding sequence ATGGTGCACAGCATGACCGCCTTCGCCCGTGTCGAACGGGCCGGTGCCCAGGGTACGCTGAGCTGGGAAATACGCTCGGTCAACCACCGCTACCTCGAACCGCACCTGCGTCTGCCCGAAGCCTTTCGCGACCTCGAAGGCGGCGTGCGCGATGCGTTGCGCCAGGCCATCTCCCGCGGCAAGCTCGAATGCACCCTGCGCTTCGCCGACGAGACCACCGGCAAGCCCCTGCAGGTGGACAGCGAGCGTGCAGCGCAGCTGATCAACGCCGCCCAGACCGTTGCAGCACTGATTCACCAGCCCGCCGCCATCAACCCGCTGGAAGTACTGGCCTGGCCGGGCGTGCTGGTGGCCGATGCGGCCGATCCGCAGGCCCTGAACGCCGAGGCGCTGGCACTGTTCGACGCCGCACTGCTCGAACTCAAGGCAGGCCGCGATCGCGAAGGCAGCGACCTGGCGCGGCTGATCAACGATCGTCTCGACGCCATGAGCACCGAAGTCGCCACCATGCGCCAACTGGTGCCGCAGATGCTCGCCACGCAACGGCAGAAAATTCTCGACCGCGTCGCCGACATGCACGCCGAGCTCGACCCGCAGCGCCTCGAGCAGGAAATGGTCCTGCTCGCGCAAAAGAGCGACGTCGCCGAAGAACTCGACCGCCTGAGCACCCACGTCACCGAAGTGCGTCGCGTGCTCAAGGCCGGGGGCGCCGCAGGTCGGCGCCTGGATTTCCTCATGCAGGAACTCAACCGCGAAGCCAACACCCTGGGCTCCAAGGCCTTCGACCCGCGCAGCACCCAAGCGGCGGTGAACCTGAAGGTCCTGATCGAACAGATGCGCGAACAAGTGCAGAACATTGAGTAA
- the rph gene encoding ribonuclease PH, protein MKRPSGRVADQLRSIRITRNYTKHAEGSVLVEFGDTKVICTVSVENGVPRFLKGQGQGWLTAEYGMLPRATGERNQREASRGKQGGRTLEIQRLIGRSLRAALDMSKLGDVTLYVDCDVIQADGGTRTASITGAMVALIDALKVIKKRGGLKGGDPLKQMIAAVSVGMYQGEPVLDLDYLEDSAAETDLNVVMTSTGGFIEVQGTAEGAPFQPEELNAMLDLARKGMNEIFELQKAALAD, encoded by the coding sequence ATGAAACGTCCAAGTGGTCGCGTTGCCGATCAGCTCCGCTCGATCCGCATCACCCGCAACTACACCAAACACGCCGAGGGGTCTGTGCTGGTCGAGTTCGGTGACACCAAGGTCATCTGCACGGTCAGCGTCGAAAACGGCGTACCGCGCTTCCTCAAAGGCCAGGGTCAAGGTTGGCTGACGGCCGAATACGGCATGCTGCCCCGCGCCACCGGCGAGCGTAATCAGCGTGAGGCCAGTCGCGGCAAGCAAGGCGGCCGCACGCTCGAGATCCAGCGCTTGATCGGTCGCTCGTTGCGCGCGGCACTGGACATGAGCAAGCTGGGTGACGTCACCCTGTACGTCGACTGCGACGTCATCCAGGCCGACGGTGGCACCCGTACCGCGTCCATCACCGGTGCCATGGTGGCGTTGATCGATGCCCTCAAGGTCATCAAGAAGCGCGGCGGCCTCAAGGGCGGCGATCCGCTCAAGCAGATGATCGCTGCTGTGTCGGTCGGCATGTACCAGGGGGAGCCAGTGCTCGACCTCGACTACCTGGAAGACTCGGCCGCCGAGACCGACCTCAACGTGGTCATGACCAGCACCGGTGGTTTCATCGAGGTGCAGGGTACCGCTGAAGGTGCGCCGTTCCAGCCAGAAGAGCTGAACGCCATGCTGGATCTGGCACGCAAGGGCATGAACGAAATTTTCGAGCTGCAGAAGGCCGCTTTGGCTGACTGA
- a CDS encoding exodeoxyribonuclease III codes for MRIISVNVNGIQAAVERGLLSWLQAQNADVICVQDTRASAFELDDSAYQLDGYFLYAADAEVPAQGGVALYSRLQPKAIINGLGFETADRYGRYLQADFDKVSIATLLFPSGQNGDEDLNQKFKLMDDFGRYLDKQRRKRREYIYCGSLYVSQQKLDVKNWRDSQQSPGFLAPERAWMDEMVGNMGYVDALREVSREGEQYSWWPDSEQAEMLNLGWRFDYQILTPGLRRFVRSARHPRQPRFSQHAPLIVDYDWTLTI; via the coding sequence ATGCGGATAATCAGTGTGAACGTGAATGGCATTCAGGCGGCAGTCGAGCGCGGTTTGCTCAGCTGGCTACAAGCCCAGAATGCCGATGTCATCTGCGTGCAGGATACTCGCGCCTCGGCCTTCGAACTGGACGATTCAGCCTATCAGCTGGATGGCTATTTCCTGTACGCAGCCGATGCCGAAGTGCCTGCTCAAGGGGGCGTTGCACTTTATTCGCGCCTGCAGCCGAAGGCGATCATCAACGGTTTGGGTTTCGAAACAGCCGACCGTTATGGCCGATACCTGCAAGCTGACTTCGATAAGGTCAGTATTGCGACCTTGCTCTTCCCGTCCGGACAAAACGGCGATGAAGACTTGAACCAGAAATTCAAGCTGATGGACGACTTCGGTCGCTATCTGGACAAACAGCGCCGTAAACGCCGCGAATACATCTATTGCGGCTCGCTGTATGTTTCGCAGCAGAAGCTCGACGTCAAGAACTGGCGCGACAGCCAACAGTCGCCCGGCTTCCTTGCGCCTGAACGCGCGTGGATGGATGAAATGGTCGGCAACATGGGCTATGTCGATGCGCTGCGCGAAGTCAGCCGCGAAGGTGAGCAGTACAGCTGGTGGCCAGACAGCGAGCAGGCCGAGATGCTCAACCTCGGCTGGCGCTTCGATTACCAGATCCTCACCCCCGGCCTGCGCCGCTTCGTGCGCAGCGCCCGTCATCCGCGTCAGCCGCGCTTCTCGCAACATGCGCCGCTGATCGTCGATTACGACTGGACACTGACCATCTGA
- the pyrE gene encoding orotate phosphoribosyltransferase: MHAYQRDFIRFAIDRGVLRFGQFTLKSGRTSPYFFNAGLFNSGSALAKLGRFYAAAIVESGISFDVLFGPAYKGIPLAAATAVALAEHHDIDTPWCFNRKEAKDHGEGGSLVGAPLAGDVLIIDDVITAGTAIREVMQIIQGANAKACGVLIALNRQERGNGELSAIQEVERDFAIPVVSIVSLNQVLEFLADDPQLKQHLPTVEAYRAQYGI; encoded by the coding sequence ATGCACGCCTATCAGCGCGACTTCATTCGATTTGCCATTGACCGCGGCGTGCTGCGCTTTGGCCAGTTCACCCTGAAATCAGGGCGTACCAGCCCTTATTTCTTTAACGCGGGGTTGTTCAATAGTGGTTCGGCGTTGGCGAAACTGGGGCGCTTTTATGCCGCAGCCATCGTCGAGAGCGGGATCTCTTTCGACGTGTTGTTCGGCCCGGCCTACAAAGGTATTCCACTGGCGGCGGCCACGGCGGTGGCCCTGGCGGAGCATCACGACATCGATACGCCGTGGTGTTTCAACCGCAAGGAAGCCAAGGATCACGGCGAGGGCGGCAGCCTGGTCGGCGCGCCATTGGCTGGCGATGTGTTGATCATCGACGACGTGATCACCGCCGGCACCGCCATCCGCGAGGTCATGCAGATCATCCAGGGCGCCAATGCCAAGGCTTGCGGCGTGCTGATCGCGCTCAATCGCCAGGAGCGCGGCAACGGCGAGTTGTCCGCTATCCAGGAAGTCGAGCGCGATTTCGCCATCCCGGTCGTGAGCATCGTCTCGCTGAATCAGGTGCTGGAGTTCCTCGCCGACGACCCGCAGCTCAAGCAGCACCTGCCGACCGTCGAGGCTTATCGCGCGCAATACGGTATCTGA
- a CDS encoding DUF4124 domain-containing protein: protein MFVARALRTLLLIAPLATACAWAADKPTIQLYRYVDSRGVTVLDTQGVPPEYVAKGYQILNQQGRVIQTIPPAPTAEEIKRQDALKAQADADAQLLHLFPSLQELDHGHMREQSELDTRIAVAKNSLDSLQLQQTSLLTQAAAQQRASQPVQASLVEQLKSIDSERASLNAQMVKYQQQKIDSDKQYAVYRARLVQLLGDGQ from the coding sequence GTGTTCGTGGCCCGCGCCCTCAGGACCTTGCTGCTGATTGCGCCACTGGCGACTGCCTGTGCCTGGGCCGCGGACAAGCCGACTATCCAGCTGTACCGGTACGTCGACAGCCGCGGCGTCACCGTGCTGGACACCCAAGGGGTGCCCCCGGAGTACGTTGCCAAGGGTTACCAGATTCTCAATCAGCAGGGGCGGGTCATCCAGACCATCCCACCGGCGCCCACTGCTGAAGAGATCAAGCGCCAGGACGCGCTCAAGGCCCAGGCCGACGCTGACGCTCAGCTGTTGCACCTGTTCCCGAGCCTGCAGGAGCTGGATCACGGGCATATGCGCGAACAGAGCGAGCTGGATACGCGCATTGCCGTCGCCAAGAACAGCCTGGACAGCCTGCAGTTGCAGCAGACCAGCCTGCTGACCCAGGCCGCCGCCCAGCAGCGCGCCTCGCAGCCGGTGCAAGCGTCACTTGTCGAGCAGTTGAAGAGTATCGATAGCGAGCGCGCGAGCCTGAACGCGCAGATGGTCAAATACCAGCAGCAGAAGATCGACAGCGACAAGCAGTACGCCGTCTACCGCGCCCGACTGGTGCAGTTGCTGGGGGATGGGCAGTAG
- the argB gene encoding acetylglutamate kinase, whose protein sequence is MTLERDAATNVAKVLSEALPYIRRFVGKTLVIKYGGNAMESEELKTGFARDIVLMKAVGINPVVVHGGGPQIGDLLKRLSIESHFIDGMRVTDAQTMDVVEMVLGGQVNKDIVNLINRHGGKAIGLTGKDAELIRAKKLTVSRQSPEMTKPEIIDIGHVGEVVGVNTDLLNMLARGDYIPVIAPIGVGADGESYNINADLVAGKVAEALKAEKLMLLTNIAGLMDKEGTVLTGLTTEQVNGLIADGTIYGGMLPKIKCALDAVQGGVNSAHIIDGRVPNAVLLEIFTDIGNGTMISNRKRQTL, encoded by the coding sequence ATGACCCTCGAACGCGATGCCGCCACCAATGTTGCCAAGGTTTTGTCCGAAGCGCTGCCCTACATCCGCCGCTTCGTCGGCAAGACGCTGGTCATCAAGTACGGCGGTAACGCTATGGAAAGCGAGGAGCTCAAGACCGGCTTCGCCCGCGACATCGTGCTGATGAAAGCGGTCGGCATCAACCCGGTGGTAGTGCACGGCGGTGGCCCGCAGATCGGCGACTTGCTCAAGCGCCTGTCCATCGAGAGCCACTTCATCGATGGCATGCGGGTGACCGATGCGCAGACCATGGACGTGGTCGAAATGGTCCTGGGCGGCCAGGTCAACAAGGACATCGTCAACCTGATCAATCGCCATGGCGGCAAAGCCATCGGCCTGACTGGCAAGGACGCCGAGCTGATCCGCGCGAAAAAACTGACCGTCAGCCGCCAGTCGCCTGAAATGACCAAACCGGAAATCATCGACATTGGCCACGTCGGCGAAGTGGTCGGGGTCAATACCGACCTGCTGAACATGCTGGCACGCGGTGATTACATCCCGGTCATCGCCCCGATCGGGGTCGGTGCCGATGGCGAGTCGTACAACATCAACGCCGACCTGGTAGCGGGCAAGGTGGCCGAAGCGCTGAAAGCCGAAAAGCTCATGCTACTGACCAACATCGCCGGCTTGATGGACAAGGAAGGCACCGTGCTGACCGGCCTGACCACAGAGCAGGTCAACGGCCTGATCGCCGATGGCACCATCTACGGCGGTATGCTGCCGAAGATCAAATGTGCTCTGGATGCGGTGCAAGGTGGCGTCAACAGCGCGCATATCATCGATGGCCGAGTGCCGAACGCGGTGTTGCTGGAGATTTTCACCGACATCGGTAACGGCACCATGATCAGCAATCGCAAGCGCCAGACCCTCTGA
- a CDS encoding phosphomannomutase/phosphoglucomutase: MLEPDHPEPEPGAASTASADDLPPALPLSIFRAYDIRGVVGTTLTAETAYWIGRAVGAQSLALDEANVCVGRDGRLSGPMLVQQLIQGLHDSGCHVTDVGLVPTPALYYAANVLEGKSAVMLTGSHNPANYNGFKIVIAGDTLANDQITALHTRIRINALPKGQGSVSQVDILPRYFETITKDIVVARRLKVVVDCGNGAAGVIAPQLIEALGCEVIPLFCEVDGNFPNHHPDPGKPENLADLIAKVRESGADVGLAFDGDGDRVGVVTNAGTIIYPDRLLMLFAKDVLARNPGADIIFDVKCTRRLTPLIKENGGRPVMWKTGHSLIKKQMKLSGALLAGEMSGHIFFKERWFGFDDGLYSAARLLEILSQAKSSAEQLFAAFPDDISTPEINIDVTDEGKFSIIEALQRDAQWGEANLTTLDGVRVDYPRGWGLVRASNTTPVLVLRFEAEDQAELERIQNVFRMQLHHVAPDLNLPF; encoded by the coding sequence ATCCTTGAACCGGATCACCCCGAGCCCGAGCCGGGTGCAGCAAGCACCGCCAGCGCCGACGACTTGCCGCCGGCTCTACCCTTGAGCATCTTCCGCGCTTACGACATTCGCGGCGTGGTGGGCACCACCCTGACCGCAGAAACCGCCTACTGGATTGGCCGCGCGGTCGGCGCCCAGAGCCTCGCGCTCGACGAAGCCAACGTCTGCGTCGGCCGCGACGGGCGCCTGTCCGGGCCGATGCTGGTGCAACAGTTGATTCAAGGCCTGCACGACAGCGGCTGCCACGTCACCGATGTCGGCCTGGTGCCGACTCCGGCGCTGTATTACGCAGCCAACGTGCTCGAAGGCAAATCGGCGGTGATGCTCACCGGCAGTCACAACCCGGCCAACTACAACGGCTTCAAGATCGTCATCGCCGGCGACACCCTGGCCAACGATCAGATCACCGCGCTGCACACGCGCATCCGCATCAACGCCCTGCCCAAAGGCCAAGGCAGCGTCAGCCAGGTCGACATCCTGCCGCGCTATTTCGAGACCATCACCAAGGATATCGTCGTCGCCCGGCGCCTCAAAGTCGTGGTGGATTGTGGCAACGGCGCGGCCGGGGTGATCGCCCCGCAACTGATCGAGGCGCTGGGCTGCGAAGTGATTCCGTTGTTCTGCGAAGTCGATGGCAACTTCCCCAACCATCACCCGGACCCAGGCAAGCCGGAGAACCTTGCCGACCTGATCGCCAAGGTGCGTGAATCCGGCGCCGACGTCGGCCTGGCCTTCGACGGTGATGGCGACCGCGTCGGCGTGGTCACCAATGCCGGCACCATCATCTATCCTGATCGACTGCTGATGCTGTTCGCGAAGGACGTGCTGGCGCGCAACCCCGGCGCCGACATCATCTTCGACGTCAAATGCACCCGCCGCCTGACGCCGCTGATCAAGGAAAATGGCGGCCGCCCGGTCATGTGGAAAACCGGCCACTCGCTGATCAAGAAGCAGATGAAACTCAGCGGTGCCCTGTTGGCCGGGGAGATGAGCGGGCATATTTTCTTCAAGGAGCGCTGGTTCGGCTTCGACGACGGCCTGTACAGCGCCGCGCGCCTGCTGGAAATCCTCAGCCAGGCAAAATCCAGTGCCGAGCAACTGTTCGCCGCCTTCCCGGACGATATTTCCACCCCCGAAATCAACATCGATGTGACCGATGAGGGTAAATTCAGCATCATTGAAGCGCTGCAACGCGACGCGCAATGGGGCGAAGCCAATCTGACCACCCTCGATGGGGTTCGGGTCGACTATCCTCGCGGTTGGGGGCTGGTGCGTGCATCCAATACCACGCCCGTGCTGGTACTGCGTTTCGAAGCCGAAGATCAAGCTGAACTCGAACGCATCCAGAACGTCTTCCGCATGCAGCTGCACCATGTCGCACCCGACTTGAACCTACCCTTCTGA
- the dut gene encoding dUTP diphosphatase encodes MHALQAKILDPRIGSEFPLPQHATPGSAGLDLRAMLQQDTVLAPGQTLLIPTGLSVYIGDPGLAALILPRSGLGHKHGIVLGNLVGLIDSDYQGELMVSCWNRGQTAFNIVVGERIAQLVLVPVVQASFELVEAFDESQRGTGGFGHSGSH; translated from the coding sequence ATGCACGCTCTGCAAGCCAAGATTCTCGACCCACGCATCGGCAGCGAATTCCCGCTGCCACAGCACGCGACCCCAGGCTCCGCCGGCCTCGATCTGCGCGCCATGCTCCAGCAAGACACCGTACTCGCCCCGGGTCAGACGCTGCTCATCCCCACCGGACTGTCGGTGTACATCGGTGATCCAGGCCTGGCGGCGCTGATCCTGCCGCGCTCTGGCCTGGGCCACAAACATGGCATCGTATTGGGCAACCTGGTCGGTCTGATCGACTCCGACTACCAAGGCGAGCTGATGGTGTCGTGCTGGAATCGCGGGCAAACGGCGTTCAACATCGTCGTCGGCGAGCGTATCGCCCAACTGGTACTGGTACCGGTCGTACAAGCGTCCTTCGAGCTGGTCGAGGCCTTTGACGAAAGCCAGCGCGGTACCGGCGGTTTCGGACACTCGGGAAGCCACTGA